Proteins encoded together in one Coffea arabica cultivar ET-39 chromosome 2c, Coffea Arabica ET-39 HiFi, whole genome shotgun sequence window:
- the LOC113725376 gene encoding zinc finger CCCH domain-containing protein 29-like has translation MCFGSKSKPCPSDMDMDGKFQAKRGGDVGQNCSKLLELSATDDLAGFISEVEEKGCDVNELSFWYGRTIGTKKMGFEERTPILIASMYGSTKVLKYIVQSGKVDVNRAYGSDGVTALHCAAAGGSDSSVESVKLLLDASADVNSLDANGNRSGDLIVSCVKSLSNSKRKAMEMLLKGIASEAVDVGEEQGNARAQSKEGVEKKEYPIDVSLPDINIGIYGSDEFRMYSFKVKPCSRAYSHDWTECPFVHPGENARRRDPRKYHYSCVPCPDFKKATCAKGDACEYAHGVFESWLHPAQYRTRLCKDETGCSRKVCFFAHKAEELRPLYASTGSAMPSPKSVAITSMDMATLSPLTLGSSSMLMPTTSTPPMSPSTACSSPLGTSMWQNKMNLTPPTLQLPGSRLKTALNARDLDLELELLGLESIRTQQQQRQQLIDEMAGLASPSHWNNNRIGDLKPTNLDDVFGSLDPSLLSHLQRLSPKVPASSSSQLQSPTGIQMRQNMNQLRASYPANVSSSPARKSSTLGFDSSAAVAAAVMNSRSAAFAKRSQSFIDRGAGSQRAGLSSFSSSQNMMASKVSDWGSPDGKLDWGFNGDDINKLRKSASFGFRNGNAAAAAATKGMSPSVDEPDVSWVNSLVKDVPSTNAGLYSSEQKHGGFNDILPSWIDQLYIEQEQMVA, from the coding sequence ATGTGCTTTGGTTCAAAGAGTAAGCCTTGCCCCTCGGATATGGATATGGATGGTAAATTTCAAGCAAAGAGAGGAGGAGATGTGGGTCAAAATTGCTCAAAGTTGCTTGAATTGTCTGCCACAGACGATCTTGCTGGCTTCATATCTGAAGTAGAAGAAAAGGGCTGTGATGTAAATGAGTTGAGCTTTTGGTATGGTAGAACAATTGGTACAAAGAAGATGGGTTTCGAGGAGAGAACCCCTATCTTGATTGCTTCGATGTATGGGAGCACCAAAGTTTTGAAGTATATTGTTCAAAGCGGCAAGGTTGATGTCAACAGAGCATATGGCTCGGATGGGGTGACTGCCCTTCACTGTGCAGCAGCTGGAGGCTCGGACTCATCAGTTGAGTCTGTCAAGCTGCTGCTTGATGCTTCTGCCGACGTTAATTCTCTTGATGCCAATGGAAATAGGTCTGGTGATCTGATTGTTTCTTGCGTCAAGTCCTTGAGCAATTCAAAGAGGAAAGCCATGGAGATGCTGCTGAAAGGCATTGCTTCTGAGGCTGTTGATGTAGGGGAAGAGCAAGGAAACGCAAGAGCTCAATCAAAAGAAGGGGTTGAAAAGAAAGAGTATCCAATTGATGTATCCCTGCCAGATATAAACATCGGTATATATGGGTCTGATGAGTTCAGAATGTACAGTTTCAAGGTGAAGCCTTGCTCGAGGGCTTATTCTCATGACTGGACTGAGTGCCCTTTTGTCCATCCTGGTGAGAATGCTAGGAGGCGGGATCCCAGGAAGTACCACTATAGCTGTGTCCCTTGCCCCGACTTCAAGAAGGCAACATGCGCAAAGGGTGATGCCTGTGAATATGCTCATGGGGTTTTTGAATCCTGGCTTCACCCTGCCCAATACAGAACCAGGCTTTGCAAGGATGAGACTGGTTGCTCCAGAAAAGTTTGCTTCTTTGCTCACAAGGCTGAAGAATTGCGACCCTTGTATGCTTCCACTGGTTCAGCTATGCCTTCACCTAAATCTGTTGCAATTACTTCAATGGACATGGCCACTTTGAGCCCGCTGACGCTAGGTTCATCCTCGATGCTGATGCCAACTACTTCGACACCGCCCATGTCACCTTCCACAGCATGTTCGTCTCCCTTGGGAACAAGCATGTGGCAGAACAAGATGAACCTCACACCGCCTACACTGCAACTCCCAGGCAGCCGTCTAAAGACAGCTTTGAATGCAAGGGATCTGGATTTGGAACTGGAATTGCTTGGGTTGGAAAGTATCCGCACGCAACAGCAGCAGAGGCAGCAACTGATAGACGAGATGGCTGGTCTCGCTTCACCGTCCCATTGGAATAACAATAGGATTGGGGACTTAAAGCCAACTAATCTTGACGATGTTTTTGGATCTCTCGATCCATCCTTGTTGTCTCATTTGCAGCGTCTCTCACCTAAAGTTCCTGCATCTTCGAGCTCCCAGTTACAATCTCCAACTGGCATTCAGATGCGCCAAAATATGAACCAGCTCCGAGCGAGCTATCCTGCAAACGTTTCCTCGTCGCCAGCGAGGAAGTCATCAACGTTGGGCTTTGACTCTTCTGCAGCAGTGGCTGCAGCAGTCATGAACTCAAGGTCAGCTGCTTTTGCAAAGCGCAGCCAGAGCTTTATTGACCGTGGTGCAGGAAGCCAACGAGCTGGTCTGTCTTCTTTTTCTAGTTCCCAGAACATGATGGCCTCAAAGGTATCAGATTGGGGCTCTCCTGATGGAAAGTTGGACTGGGGATTCAATGGTGATGATATCAACAAGCTGAGAAAGTCTGCATCTTTTGGTTTTCGCAATGGTAATgctgcagcagcagcagcaacaaaGGGGATGAGTCCAAGTGTAGATGAACCGGACGTTTCTTGGGTTAATTCCTTGGTGAAAGATGTTCCCTCTACGAATGCTGGGCTCTACAGTTCGGAGCAGAAGCATGGAGGGTTTAATGACATTTTGCCATCCTGGATCGATCAATTGTACATAGAGCAAGAGCAGATGGTGGCCTGA
- the LOC113730348 gene encoding N-(5'-phosphoribosyl)anthranilate isomerase 1, chloroplastic-like isoform X2, with product MTVIFFWAGLQGRRMHSPDITSCLSNRITCLLNQPSIRTPDIDRKESRPLVKMCGVTSARDAALASEAGADFVGMILWPNSKRSISLPVAKEISKVARENGAEPVGVFVDDNADTILRVSEATDLEFVQLHGNGSRAAFPVVVRENRVIFVLHANEDGSLLNSISDEECSLVDLILVDSAKGGSGKGFDWSKFELPPIRSKYGWLLAGGINPENVSEALSALRPHGVDVSSGICGPDGIQKDESLILSFMNAVRSANVLMEE from the exons ATGACAGTAATCTTTTTTTGGGCCG GTCTACAAGGGAGACGAATGCATTCGCCAGACATCACAAGTTGTCTGAGTAATAGGATAACATGCCTACTTAATCAGCCATCCATTCGGACTCCCGACATTGACCGAAAAGAAAGTAGGCCTTTGGTTAAAATGTGTGGAGTTACATCAGCTAGAGATGCTGCTCTGGCATCAGAAGCTGGTGCTGATTTTGTTGGAATGATTCTCTGGCCTAACTCAAAACGTTCTATTTCACTTCCTGTTGCCAAGGAAATATCAAAAGTTGCACGGGAGAATGGAGCAGAGCCTGTTGGAGTATTTGTAGATGATAATGCGGACACTATATTAAGAGTTTCTGAAGCCACAGACCTTGAATTTGTGCAG CTGCATGGAAATGGTTCCCGTGCTGCTTTTCCAGTTGTTGTGAGAGAGAACCGGGTGATTTTTGTCCTTCATGCTAATGAAGATGGAAGCCTATTGAACTCCATTTCTGACGAAGAATGTTCTCTAGTTGACTTGATTCTTGTTGATAGTGCTAAAGGCGGAAG CGGCAAGGGATTTGATTGGTCCAAGTTTGAACTGCCACCGATTAGAAGCAAATATGGGTGGCTCCTAGCTGGGGGAATTAATCCCGAGAACGTGTCTGAGGCTCTTTCTGCTCTAAGACCTCATGGAGTTGATGTTAGTAGTGGTATTTGTGGTCCTGATGGTATTCAGAAGGACGAGTCACTGATATTGTCCTTTATGAATGCAGTCCGTTCTGCAAATGTTTTAATGGAGGAGTAA
- the LOC113730348 gene encoding N-(5'-phosphoribosyl)anthranilate isomerase 1, chloroplastic-like isoform X3, with protein MMASGLNVGAQLHPIGLSMHKWGGLQGRRMHSPDITSCLSNRITCLLNQPSIRTPDIDRKESRPLVKMCGVTSARDAALASEAGADFVGMILWPNSKRSISLPVAKEISKVARENGAEPVGVFVDDNADTILRVSEATDLEFVQLHGNGSRAAFPVVVRENRVIFVLHANEDGSLLNSISDEECSLVDLILVDSAKGGSVKEGKV; from the exons ATGATGGCGTCAG GGTTAAATGTGGGGGCGCAGCTGCATCCCATAGGCCTGAGCATGCACAAATGGGGAG GTCTACAAGGGAGACGAATGCATTCGCCAGACATCACAAGTTGTCTGAGTAATAGGATAACATGCCTACTTAATCAGCCATCCATTCGGACTCCCGACATTGACCGAAAAGAAAGTAGGCCTTTGGTTAAAATGTGTGGAGTTACATCAGCTAGAGATGCTGCTCTGGCATCAGAAGCTGGTGCTGATTTTGTTGGAATGATTCTCTGGCCTAACTCAAAACGTTCTATTTCACTTCCTGTTGCCAAGGAAATATCAAAAGTTGCACGGGAGAATGGAGCAGAGCCTGTTGGAGTATTTGTAGATGATAATGCGGACACTATATTAAGAGTTTCTGAAGCCACAGACCTTGAATTTGTGCAG CTGCATGGAAATGGTTCCCGTGCTGCTTTTCCAGTTGTTGTGAGAGAGAACCGGGTGATTTTTGTCCTTCATGCTAATGAAGATGGAAGCCTATTGAACTCCATTTCTGACGAAGAATGTTCTCTAGTTGACTTGATTCTTGTTGATAGTGCTAAAGGCGGAAG TGTAAAGGAAGGAAAAGTCTAG
- the LOC113725374 gene encoding omega-3 fatty acid desaturase, chloroplastic-like, producing the protein MASWVLSECGIRPLPRIHPKPKTGLNNFNAKLRLPKLDLGSSSFSFSSGVKDRNWALNVSAPARVQGIGEEEYKARGRITGVIGDDEGEFDPGAPPPFKLADIRAAIPKHCWVKDPWRSMSYVARDVVAVFGLAAVAAYFNNWLVWPLYWFAQGTMFWALFVLGHDCGHGSFSNNPRLNSVVGHILHSSILVPYHGWRISHRTHHQNHGHVENDESWHPLSEKTFKSLDSATKKLRFTLPFPLLAYPVYLWGRSPGKTGSHFDPSSDLFVPSERNDVITSTVCWAAMAALLVGLSFVMGPVQLLKLYGVPYWIFVMWLDLVTYLHHHGHDEKLPWYRGKEWNYMRGGLTTIDRDYGWINNIHHDIGTHVIHHLFPQIPHYHLIEATEAARPVLGKYYREPKKSRPLPFHLLGVLVRSMRKDHYVSDTGEVVYYQSDPQLSGSRKLN; encoded by the exons ATGGCCAGTTGGGTATTATCAGAATGTGGAATAAGACCACTCCCCAGAATCCACCCAAAACCAAAAACTGGCCTGAATAATTTCAATGCCAAACTGAGACTACCAAAACTAGATCTGGGtagttcttctttttctttttcaagtgGGGTAAAGGACAGGAATTGGGCATTGAATGTTAGTGCCCCAGCTAGAGTACAAGGAATTGGAGAAGAAGAATACAAGGCAAGGGGGAGGATTACTGGAGTAATTGGGGATGATGAAGGTGAATTTGACCCAGGTGCGCCGCCACCATTCAAATTGGCCGATATTAGAGCAGCTATTCCTAAGCATTGCTGGGTCAAGGATCCATGGAGGTCCATGAGCTATGTGGCGAGGGATGTTGTTGCGGTTTTCGGACTGGCAGCTGTTGCAGCTTATTTCAATAATTGGCTCGTTTGGCCTCTCTACTGGTTTGCCCAAGGGACTATGTTCTGGGCCCTGTTTGTTCTTGGCCATGATTG TGGGCATGGAAGCTTTTCCAATAATCCCAGGCTGAATAGTGTCGTTGGACATATTCTTCATTCTTCAATTCTCGTCCCTTATCATGGATG GAGAATTAGCCATCGGACTCACCATCAGAACCATGGTCATGTTGAAAACGATGAGTCCTGGCACCCT ttatCTGAAAAAACTTTTAAGAGTTTGGATAGTGCCACCAAAAAATTAAGGTTCACTTTGCCATTCCCCTTGCTAGCGTACCCAGTATATCTG TGGGGTCGGAGCCCTGGGAAGACTGGCTCTCATTTTGATCCAAGTAGTGATTTGTTTGTCCCTAGTGAGAGAAATGATGTGATTACTTCAACAGTTTGTTGGGCGGCTATGGCTGCATTGCTTGTGGGTTTATCCTTTGTTATGGGTCCTGTTCAATTGCTCAAACTCTATGGCGTTCCCTATTGG ATTTTTGTCATGTGGCTAGACTTGGTTACCTACTTGCATCACCACGGTCATGACGAGAAGCTGCCTTGGTATCGGGGAAAG GAGTGGAATTATATGAGAGGAGGTCTTACGACGATTGATCGTGATTATGGATGGATTAATAACATCCACCATGACATTGGGACCCATGTGATTCATCATCTCTTCCCACAAATCCCTCACTATCATCTAATTGAAGCA ACAGAAGCTGCTAGGCCAGTGCTAGGGAAGTATTACAGGGAACCAAAGAAATCAAGGCCTCTTCCATTTCATTTACTGGGAGTCCTGGTGAGAAGCATGAGGAAGGATCACTATGTGAGTGATACTGGGGAGGTTGTCTATTATCAGAGTGACCCTCAGCTTTCCGGTTCTCGAAAGTTGAACTGA
- the LOC113730348 gene encoding N-(5'-phosphoribosyl)anthranilate isomerase 1, chloroplastic-like isoform X1, whose translation MMASGLNVGAQLHPIGLSMHKWGGLQGRRMHSPDITSCLSNRITCLLNQPSIRTPDIDRKESRPLVKMCGVTSARDAALASEAGADFVGMILWPNSKRSISLPVAKEISKVARENGAEPVGVFVDDNADTILRVSEATDLEFVQLHGNGSRAAFPVVVRENRVIFVLHANEDGSLLNSISDEECSLVDLILVDSAKGGSGKGFDWSKFELPPIRSKYGWLLAGGINPENVSEALSALRPHGVDVSSGICGPDGIQKDESLILSFMNAVRSANVLMEE comes from the exons ATGATGGCGTCAG GGTTAAATGTGGGGGCGCAGCTGCATCCCATAGGCCTGAGCATGCACAAATGGGGAG GTCTACAAGGGAGACGAATGCATTCGCCAGACATCACAAGTTGTCTGAGTAATAGGATAACATGCCTACTTAATCAGCCATCCATTCGGACTCCCGACATTGACCGAAAAGAAAGTAGGCCTTTGGTTAAAATGTGTGGAGTTACATCAGCTAGAGATGCTGCTCTGGCATCAGAAGCTGGTGCTGATTTTGTTGGAATGATTCTCTGGCCTAACTCAAAACGTTCTATTTCACTTCCTGTTGCCAAGGAAATATCAAAAGTTGCACGGGAGAATGGAGCAGAGCCTGTTGGAGTATTTGTAGATGATAATGCGGACACTATATTAAGAGTTTCTGAAGCCACAGACCTTGAATTTGTGCAG CTGCATGGAAATGGTTCCCGTGCTGCTTTTCCAGTTGTTGTGAGAGAGAACCGGGTGATTTTTGTCCTTCATGCTAATGAAGATGGAAGCCTATTGAACTCCATTTCTGACGAAGAATGTTCTCTAGTTGACTTGATTCTTGTTGATAGTGCTAAAGGCGGAAG CGGCAAGGGATTTGATTGGTCCAAGTTTGAACTGCCACCGATTAGAAGCAAATATGGGTGGCTCCTAGCTGGGGGAATTAATCCCGAGAACGTGTCTGAGGCTCTTTCTGCTCTAAGACCTCATGGAGTTGATGTTAGTAGTGGTATTTGTGGTCCTGATGGTATTCAGAAGGACGAGTCACTGATATTGTCCTTTATGAATGCAGTCCGTTCTGCAAATGTTTTAATGGAGGAGTAA